The proteins below are encoded in one region of Alosa sapidissima isolate fAloSap1 chromosome 24, fAloSap1.pri, whole genome shotgun sequence:
- the rhobtb1 gene encoding rho-related BTB domain-containing protein 1 isoform X2, whose translation MWYLEIKHFCPRTPVILVGCQLDLRYADLEAVNRARRPLARPIKPGDILPPESGREVAKELGIPYYETSVFDQFGIKDIFDNAIRAALISRRHLQFWKSHLRKVQKPLLQAPFLPPKAPPPLIKISEGPGVGPGDREGPRQLLDSPLCADVVFVLQEHARVFAHRIYLSTSSSKFYDLFQMDLSEESQCLVVTDRFRGFGRGGGGGGGGGGASVAGGNARGDAHLMRTLSLDTEEEASAHADQSPCSLRASKSDGTLRVVSFSGKHRRTKLSLASWSKAFYSIHREAVANPVTGASAPMTVVKMDASIQMGPFSAVLRFLYTGELDEEEPDLMKVAQIAEILEVFDLRMMVENIMNKEGFMNQEITKAFHVRKANRIKECLTKNKFTDVVFSLDDGTINAHKPLLISSCDWMSALFGGSFMESSNNEVSIPSTSRACMQGVLEYLYTNQLSPMADLDPLELIALANRLCLPRLIALTEQYAVTELVRGSRGGQDIDGEVLTYLELAQFHNANQLAAWCLHHICTHYNSVCANYRKEIKSKSLENQEYFEKHRWPPVWYLKEEDHYQRMKKEREKEDVVLNKHHSRRRWCFWRASPAVGLPLDDWERVLP comes from the exons ATGTGGTACCTGGAGATCAAGCACTTCTGCCCCCGGACGCCCGTCATCCTGGTCGGCTGCCAGCTGGACCTGCGCTACGCTGACCTGGAGGCCGTCAATCGCGCCAGACGGCCCCTGGCGAG GCCCATCAAACCCGGGGACATCCTGCCACCAGAGAGTGGACGAGAGGTGGCCAAAGAGCTGGGTATCCCCTACTATGAAACCAGCGTCTTCGACCAGTTCGGCATCAAGGACATCTTCGACAACGCCATCCGCGCCGCCCTCATCTCCCGCCGCCACCTGCAGTTCTGGAAGTCGCACCTGCGCAAGGTCCAGAAGCCTCTCCTCCAGGCGCCGTTCCTGCCGCCTAAAGCCCCACCTCCGCTCATCAAGATCTCCGAGGGGCCGGGCGTCGGCCCCGGCGACCGCGAGGGTCCGCGGCAGCTGCTGGACAGCCCGCTGTGCGCCGACGTGGTGTTCGTGCTGCAGGAGCACGCGCGCGTCTTCGCCCACCGCATCTACCTGTCCACGTCCTCGTCCAAGTTCTACGACCTCTTCCAGATGGACCTGTCCGAGGAGTCCCAATGCCTGGTCGTGACTGACCGCTTCCGAGGGttcggcagaggaggaggaggaggcggcggcggtGGAGGTGCCTCCGTCGCCGGGGGCAACGCGCGCGGCGACGCCCACCTGATGCGCACGCTGAGCCTGGACACCGAGGAGGAGGCGTCGGCCCACGCCGACCAGTCGCCGTGCTCGCTGCGCGCGTCCAAGAGCGACGGCACGCTCCGTGTGGTCAGCTTCAGTGGCAAGCACCGGCGCACCAAGCTCTCGCTAGCCTCCTGGAGCAAGGCCTTCTACAGCATCCACCGCGAGGCCGTGGCCAACCCGGTGACCGGCGCGTCGGCGCCCATGACCGTGGTCAAGATGGACGCCTCCATCCAGATGGGTCCGTTCAGCGCCGTGCTGCGCTTCCTGTACACGGGCGAGCTGGACGAAGAGGAGCCCGACCTGATGAAGGTGGCGCAGATCGCCGAGATCCTGGAGGTGTTCGACCTGCGCATGATGGTGGAGAACATCATGAACAAGGAGGGCTTCATGAACCAGGAGATCACCAAGGCGTTCCACGTCAGGAAGGCCAATCGCATCAAGGAGTGTCTCACCAAAAACAAGTTCACAG ACGTCGTGTTCAGTTTGGACGATGGCACCATCAACGCCCATAAGCCTCTGCTCATCTCCAGCTGCGACTGGATGTCAGCGCTGTTCGGCGGCTCCTTCATGGAGAGCTCCAACAACGAG GTGTCCATCCCCAGCACCAGTCGCGCGTGCATGCAGGGCGTGCTGGAGTACCTGTACACCAACCAGCTGTCCCCCATGGCCGACCTGGACCCCCTGGAGCTCATCGCCCTGGCCAACAGACTGTGCCTTCCCCGCCTCATCGCTCTGACAG aACAGTATGCTGTGACTGAGCTGGTGAGAGGCTCTCGAGGCGGTCAGGATATTGACGGAGAGGTGCTGACCTACCTGGAGCTGGCTCAG TTTCACAATGCTAACCAGTTAGCAGCCTGGTGCTTGCATCACATTTGTACACATTACAACAGCGTTTGTGCCAATTACCGCAAAGAAATCAAGTCCAAGTCACTAG AGAACCAGGAGTACTTTGAGAAGCACCGCTGGCCGCCAGTGTGGTACCTGAAGGAGGAGGACCACTACCAGCGCATGAAGAAGGAGCGGGAGAAGGAGGACGTGGTCCTCAACAAGCACCACTCGCGCAGGCGCTGGTGCTTCTGGCGGGCCTCACCCGCCgtagg ATTACCTCTGGATGATTGGGAGAGGGTGTTGCCCTAG